One window from the genome of Bacillus tianshenii encodes:
- a CDS encoding GntR family transcriptional regulator: MSLNRDSSTALYIQLKDLLADKIKKGELKPEQQIPSERELGQDYGISRITVRQAINLAVNEGLLYRTHGKGTFVASPTIKQELSKVNSFQSTLSQQGLVASTDIVKADTIVTDFQLSTLLNVPMMNKLANLQLVGYGDKLPIVFYDSFFPLDIGELLIDAAKKEKAANQPFSTLDLYQKILDISPTHSEQTFEAILSDERISKVLKLDEVTSIFKVTSLIYADKRPIEYRTSYYKGDKYKFFITRTMS; the protein is encoded by the coding sequence ATGAGCTTGAATCGTGATAGTTCAACCGCACTTTACATACAATTGAAGGACTTACTAGCAGATAAGATCAAGAAAGGAGAATTAAAGCCTGAACAGCAAATTCCCTCAGAGAGAGAACTTGGACAAGATTACGGCATCAGTAGGATTACGGTGAGACAAGCCATTAACCTAGCAGTGAATGAAGGCCTGTTATACCGCACACACGGCAAAGGAACATTTGTGGCAAGCCCAACGATTAAACAAGAGCTGAGCAAGGTCAACAGCTTTCAATCTACTCTTTCCCAGCAAGGTCTTGTCGCTTCCACTGATATTGTAAAAGCAGACACGATTGTGACAGATTTTCAACTATCTACCCTATTAAATGTTCCAATGATGAACAAGCTAGCAAATTTACAACTAGTCGGTTATGGCGACAAGTTACCAATTGTCTTCTATGATAGTTTCTTTCCGCTCGATATTGGGGAGTTATTAATTGATGCAGCGAAGAAAGAAAAGGCAGCAAATCAGCCTTTTTCAACATTAGACTTGTATCAAAAGATTCTAGACATCTCCCCTACACATAGTGAACAAACATTTGAAGCTATTCTCTCTGATGAGCGAATTTCAAAAGTTTTAAAGTTAGATGAGGTAACCTCTATCTTCAAAGTCACTTCGCTCATCTATGCAGATAAAAGGCCGATTGAATACCGTACTTCCTACTATAAAGGCGACAAATATAAATTCTTTATTACAAGAACAATGAGTTGA
- a CDS encoding nitroreductase family protein: MDYNAFKEIVLGRRSIRNYQDKEVSNEDILELIDCARYAPSDTNSQTWEFVVVKNKQKIKEIEEMTWDALHKRAEIAMEQGHKKPARLLTKSFGPYATAFSNAPALVICLATPYTSKFREKIFEPIQFVSEEVWREEGIKSSCLAVQNLMLAAHAKGLGTCPMTGPVLLAEQQLKEYLNIDEGKTVNMVVALGYPEETPRQLPRNDVAHITTIVE; this comes from the coding sequence GTGGATTATAATGCTTTTAAAGAGATTGTATTAGGAAGAAGAAGTATTCGAAACTATCAAGATAAAGAAGTAAGTAACGAGGATATACTTGAATTAATTGATTGCGCTCGATATGCACCAAGTGATACAAACTCCCAAACGTGGGAATTTGTCGTGGTGAAAAATAAGCAAAAAATAAAAGAGATTGAAGAGATGACATGGGATGCTCTTCATAAGAGAGCTGAAATTGCGATGGAACAAGGACATAAGAAGCCAGCAAGACTGCTGACGAAATCATTTGGTCCGTATGCTACGGCGTTCTCCAATGCGCCTGCTTTGGTTATCTGCTTAGCAACTCCATATACATCAAAGTTCAGAGAGAAGATCTTTGAACCAATTCAATTCGTATCTGAAGAAGTATGGCGTGAAGAAGGCATCAAAAGCAGTTGTTTAGCTGTGCAAAACCTTATGCTAGCAGCACACGCAAAGGGTTTAGGTACATGTCCGATGACTGGGCCTGTCCTGCTTGCCGAACAGCAGTTGAAAGAGTATTTGAATATTGATGAAGGTAAAACAGTCAATATGGTTGTTGCCCTGGGATATCCAGAAGAAACGCCAAGACAACTGCCACGAAATGATGTTGCACATATAACGACAATTGTGGAATAA
- a CDS encoding DUF4387 domain-containing protein yields MKTKTLNELAKTIRSKNAGTDKITFDIIFKEKETYEMVKNSSSINRESIAALYNIEEELITDFVEFDPANAIKFTIRRFAPSGDPGEGDIFGSQQYPPLLDIEVPVQ; encoded by the coding sequence ATGAAAACAAAAACGCTAAATGAACTAGCAAAAACGATACGAAGTAAAAATGCCGGGACCGATAAAATTACGTTTGATATTATCTTCAAAGAAAAAGAAACATACGAAATGGTGAAGAACAGCAGCTCAATTAACCGAGAGTCAATAGCCGCCCTTTACAATATAGAAGAAGAACTCATTACAGATTTTGTTGAATTTGATCCAGCCAACGCGATTAAATTTACAATTCGTCGCTTTGCTCCAAGTGGCGACCCAGGAGAAGGTGATATCTTCGGGTCCCAGCAATACCCACCTCTTCTTGATATCGAAGTACCAGTTCAGTAG
- a CDS encoding acyclic terpene utilization AtuA family protein has translation MKKELRIVCPNGHLGFAPTKEESFKIAAATKPDYYCCDSGSDDIGATALGADRSVSMRKWQKHDLELMLLAAREQHVPMLVGSAGDSGSNSRVDMYVELIKEIAREHNLPPFKIAYFYSEVDKEDLKERMDQNIVIEGLDERPNLTQEEVDKTERIVAVAGVHPFIEALDMGADVVIGGRSSDCAIFAAPAIREGFPEAQSYYLGKVLECASFCAEPYGAKESVMGTITHEDVKVTAMHPDQRCTIASVAGHAMYERANPYYEYVAGGMLDMTNCKYEQYDEKTTRITGMEFVPVEGDVKVKLEGSGKNGDKYIGIAGVRDPYTIQNIDKVIEMAEEQVAEEFKDQDYQISFRVFGKNGVMGELEPVKEIKSHELCIIVEGIAETAEEAEALTLFGTRQIFYARLPEVKGTAGTAAFVVDDVLPATASYSWTLNHTIPVKDPLELFDVRITTVGEPAKV, from the coding sequence ATGAAAAAAGAACTTCGCATTGTGTGCCCCAATGGCCACTTAGGATTTGCACCTACAAAAGAAGAAAGCTTTAAGATAGCTGCTGCAACAAAGCCTGATTACTACTGCTGTGATTCTGGTAGTGATGATATCGGTGCTACTGCACTTGGCGCTGACCGTTCAGTTAGCATGCGCAAATGGCAGAAACATGATTTAGAGCTTATGCTCCTTGCAGCAAGAGAACAACATGTCCCAATGCTTGTTGGTTCAGCAGGTGACTCTGGTTCAAACAGCCGTGTCGACATGTATGTTGAGCTTATAAAAGAAATTGCCCGTGAACATAACCTTCCTCCATTCAAAATAGCTTACTTCTACTCTGAAGTAGATAAGGAAGACTTAAAAGAAAGAATGGACCAAAACATCGTCATTGAAGGATTAGATGAACGCCCTAACCTGACACAAGAGGAAGTCGATAAAACTGAACGTATCGTAGCGGTTGCTGGGGTTCATCCATTTATTGAGGCACTCGATATGGGAGCAGATGTCGTTATCGGCGGGCGCTCTAGTGATTGCGCAATCTTTGCAGCCCCTGCTATTCGAGAAGGATTTCCGGAAGCGCAGTCATACTATCTTGGTAAAGTATTAGAATGTGCATCCTTCTGTGCGGAACCGTACGGGGCAAAAGAAAGTGTAATGGGGACGATTACACATGAAGATGTCAAAGTGACAGCCATGCATCCAGACCAACGCTGTACGATTGCATCTGTTGCAGGTCATGCCATGTATGAGCGCGCAAACCCTTATTACGAATACGTTGCCGGTGGCATGCTTGATATGACCAATTGCAAATATGAACAATACGACGAGAAAACAACAAGAATTACAGGTATGGAGTTTGTCCCTGTGGAGGGCGATGTGAAAGTTAAGCTTGAAGGGTCTGGAAAGAACGGAGATAAATATATCGGAATTGCCGGCGTCCGCGACCCATACACCATTCAAAACATTGATAAAGTAATCGAAATGGCCGAAGAGCAAGTTGCCGAAGAATTCAAAGACCAAGACTACCAAATCAGCTTCAGAGTATTTGGCAAAAACGGTGTCATGGGCGAATTGGAGCCTGTTAAAGAAATTAAATCTCATGAGTTATGCATTATTGTAGAAGGTATTGCAGAAACAGCAGAAGAAGCCGAAGCCCTTACCCTTTTCGGAACACGCCAAATTTTCTATGCTCGTCTTCCAGAGGTCAAAGGAACAGCTGGAACTGCAGCATTTGTTGTTGATGATGTCTTACCAGCAACAGCTTCCTACTCTTGGACACTAAATCATACTATTCCAGTAAAAGACCCTCTTGAATTATTTGATGTAAGAATTACAACAGTCGGAGAGCCAGCAAAAGTATAA
- a CDS encoding TRAP transporter large permease subunit, which yields MGIPLPMFYLAGLIVFVAVLFVGFKRPMYEVMSLAFFFIIIISGQFDLMWSSLLYPSTSSLFYAIFAFMVVAVLFDATKVVQRIINLMLAVVGKFRGGAGYVSLLGSTFMASLSGTGPGNVAATGVFTIPTMKKAGYPAPLAATTEMSASMLGNIIPPSGIVLLTFGILNEVQPGSITLSQWIVAAYGIGLWFFVQRWLTLWAFCKYYKVKPIAKTDIPSFQKSLRIGWPALILPALIFVPLLADAQFKDFITARIGSGGAEAFSSSVLMFTPGIAGAYAIGIGKKSFFTSSRSHLNQIVTVFKESLPKVVPIGVTIYMAYATSKVFAGMQMEQVVRDWFVSMGMTVPMMIVLLPLFFMVLGMVLPGSAQIAILGGAMIAAFGALGGDPVLFAIMLPAMTGALEGMTPPLALGLFVAMGIAGSGFKETSKLAVIWILLHVILSIILLTGLLPIFGL from the coding sequence ATGGGAATCCCTTTGCCAATGTTCTACTTAGCAGGATTAATTGTGTTTGTTGCCGTTTTGTTTGTTGGATTTAAGAGACCGATGTATGAGGTGATGTCGTTAGCGTTTTTCTTCATTATTATCATCTCGGGGCAATTTGATTTAATGTGGTCGTCCTTGCTTTATCCATCAACAAGTAGTTTATTCTATGCCATATTTGCCTTCATGGTAGTGGCAGTGTTGTTTGACGCAACAAAGGTTGTGCAACGAATTATTAATTTAATGTTAGCGGTTGTTGGTAAGTTTAGGGGAGGAGCAGGCTATGTTTCTCTTCTAGGAAGTACATTTATGGCCTCGCTTTCTGGGACTGGCCCAGGAAACGTAGCGGCAACAGGTGTATTTACGATTCCAACGATGAAGAAAGCTGGGTATCCTGCACCGTTAGCTGCGACAACAGAAATGTCAGCAAGTATGCTTGGTAATATTATCCCACCGTCAGGCATTGTTCTTCTCACTTTCGGTATTTTAAATGAAGTTCAACCTGGAAGCATTACACTAAGTCAGTGGATCGTAGCTGCTTATGGAATTGGTTTATGGTTTTTTGTACAACGTTGGCTTACACTATGGGCATTTTGTAAGTATTACAAAGTAAAGCCAATTGCAAAGACCGACATTCCAAGCTTCCAAAAAAGTCTCCGAATTGGTTGGCCGGCATTGATTTTACCTGCCTTAATTTTCGTTCCGTTGCTTGCAGATGCTCAATTTAAAGATTTCATTACTGCACGAATAGGTTCTGGTGGAGCAGAAGCATTTTCCTCATCTGTCTTAATGTTCACCCCTGGTATAGCTGGAGCTTATGCCATTGGTATCGGGAAAAAGTCTTTTTTCACATCTTCCCGTTCTCACCTTAATCAAATTGTTACGGTATTTAAAGAGTCCCTTCCGAAGGTTGTGCCAATCGGTGTAACGATTTATATGGCATATGCAACATCAAAAGTTTTCGCTGGTATGCAGATGGAACAAGTAGTCCGTGATTGGTTCGTTTCAATGGGAATGACAGTTCCGATGATGATCGTATTGTTACCATTATTTTTCATGGTTTTAGGTATGGTTCTACCAGGCTCAGCCCAAATTGCAATCTTAGGAGGAGCGATGATTGCTGCATTTGGAGCGTTAGGTGGAGATCCTGTCCTATTTGCGATTATGCTTCCTGCTATGACAGGAGCACTTGAAGGAATGACGCCGCCTCTTGCCTTAGGGCTGTTCGTCGCCATGGGTATTGCTGGTTCAGGCTTTAAGGAAACGTCTAAGCTTGCGGTTATTTGGATATTACTGCATGTCATTTTAAGCATTATCTTGTTAACAGGCTTATTGCCGATTTTTGGACTATAA
- the rsgA gene encoding ribosome small subunit-dependent GTPase A, translating to MNITELGWSSTFEEDYQLKKQDDACYPARVIGQGTDIYKLYTEHGETTAKLSGKFYYNTFVKSELPAVGDWVIAKGDPNDSIVIHELLARKSCFSRKVPGKVHEEQIVAANIDTVFLVNALNKDFNLRRIERYLTLTWESGANPVIILNKADLCDEIEEKLQSVESIALGVPTHVISSTIGNGFDEIQQYFTTGQTVALLGSSGVGKSTLTNRLLGNAQQMVNTIRGQDDKGRHTTTSRDLILLEHGMIIDTPGMRELQLWGSESSLSGTFQDIEELAEACHFRDCQHQNEPKCAVKQAIQNGDLTEERFQSYIKLQKELAYLADPEQYNRRKAALGKKYRQIAKEIRKKN from the coding sequence TTGAACATCACTGAACTCGGCTGGTCTTCTACTTTCGAAGAAGACTATCAATTAAAGAAACAAGATGACGCTTGCTATCCTGCAAGAGTTATCGGACAAGGTACGGATATTTATAAGCTTTATACGGAGCATGGTGAAACAACAGCGAAGCTTTCTGGAAAGTTCTATTATAATACTTTCGTGAAAAGTGAATTGCCTGCTGTTGGCGATTGGGTTATTGCAAAGGGTGACCCGAACGATTCTATCGTCATCCATGAACTTCTGGCTCGCAAAAGCTGTTTTTCTCGCAAAGTTCCTGGAAAAGTACATGAAGAACAAATTGTTGCTGCCAATATTGATACTGTTTTTCTTGTTAATGCTTTGAACAAAGACTTCAACTTACGAAGAATAGAACGTTATTTGACTTTGACATGGGAAAGTGGTGCGAACCCAGTCATTATTTTAAATAAAGCTGATTTGTGCGATGAAATTGAAGAAAAGCTGCAAAGCGTTGAGAGTATTGCTTTAGGAGTTCCCACTCATGTGATTAGCAGTACGATAGGAAACGGCTTTGATGAAATTCAACAATATTTTACAACAGGGCAAACTGTTGCATTGCTCGGTTCATCAGGAGTCGGAAAGTCTACCTTAACAAACCGACTGCTCGGCAATGCTCAGCAAATGGTTAATACAATTCGTGGCCAGGATGATAAAGGCCGGCATACAACAACTTCCCGAGACCTTATTCTGCTTGAGCACGGCATGATCATTGATACACCTGGCATGCGCGAGCTTCAGCTTTGGGGCAGTGAATCATCACTTTCTGGCACATTCCAAGACATTGAAGAGCTTGCTGAAGCATGCCATTTTCGTGATTGTCAACATCAGAACGAACCAAAATGTGCTGTAAAGCAAGCCATACAGAATGGTGACTTAACGGAAGAAAGATTCCAAAGCTATATCAAGCTGCAAAAGGAACTTGCCTATCTCGCCGACCCTGAACAGTATAATCGTAGAAAAGCTGCTTTAGGAAAGAAATATAGACAAATAGCTAAAGAAATTCGAAAGAAGAACTAA
- a CDS encoding gamma-glutamyl-gamma-aminobutyrate hydrolase family protein (Members of this family of hydrolases with an active site Cys residue belong to MEROPS family C26.): MKPWIGVTMHVDNGTEEDLYPGHSLMYVERDYIQTLEEHGMHPILLPVLKDPSEVQAYLSKLDGLLMSGGGYLNLHKKLSPTSRLSETGNERFAFEMTLLKEALKLDMPVLGVCRGMQMLNEAFAGTLRNLTSADHHQEIKGLDGAVLMHEIVLEEQSKLARIIGREVIGVNSRHRQVIDQLGEGLKAVGHSVPEYYIEAIESEQHSWVFGTQFHPEQIYSREQRWSYLFQEMREAAIQYKSNVVVDVN; the protein is encoded by the coding sequence ATGAAGCCATGGATTGGTGTAACTATGCATGTGGATAACGGAACAGAAGAGGACTTATACCCAGGTCACTCCTTGATGTATGTAGAGCGTGATTATATTCAGACATTAGAAGAGCATGGAATGCATCCGATTCTTCTTCCTGTTCTCAAAGACCCTAGTGAAGTACAAGCTTACCTTTCGAAGCTAGATGGATTATTAATGAGTGGAGGCGGCTACTTAAACCTTCACAAAAAGCTTTCACCGACGTCTAGGTTAAGTGAAACAGGAAATGAGCGTTTTGCATTTGAAATGACCTTACTTAAAGAGGCATTAAAGCTAGATATGCCAGTGCTTGGTGTGTGCCGTGGTATGCAAATGTTAAATGAAGCGTTTGCTGGTACCCTGCGAAACTTAACCAGCGCAGACCATCATCAAGAAATAAAAGGATTAGATGGCGCTGTCTTAATGCATGAAATTGTCCTTGAAGAGCAAAGTAAATTAGCACGAATCATTGGACGGGAAGTAATTGGTGTAAATTCAAGGCATCGTCAGGTTATCGATCAATTAGGAGAAGGGTTAAAGGCAGTCGGCCACTCTGTTCCTGAATACTATATTGAAGCAATTGAGAGCGAACAACACTCTTGGGTATTTGGCACACAGTTCCATCCCGAGCAAATTTATTCTCGAGAGCAACGCTGGTCCTATTTGTTTCAGGAAATGCGAGAGGCTGCAATACAATACAAATCAAATGTAGTGGTGGATGTAAATTAG
- the glaH gene encoding glutarate dioxygenase GlaH, with protein MNNVVELKKDHLQKYNGFEVKEHPEHDRLYQIEFQKEAIQAFIEGTQNYSSESLEYVPYTRFLVAEQLLKATGPELQNTLRSILNDRATGGFTTGVQDITEDPEDYIKLSTALTHLIGTPNFDAMTGTFYARFTVKHTDDSDSYLRQAYRLFTLHTDGTFVEQQTDWLLMMKFAEENAVGGRSRLLHLDDWEELNKFYKHPLAKYKFKYQAPPSKNVSKTVYRQTFFEQNNAPCMCFIDQFAFPETIEQAKYLQEMSDSLENDSSTIGLELPPGDLVMLNNTFWMHGREAFERNPNLHRELLRQRGSFAK; from the coding sequence ATGAATAATGTCGTAGAGTTAAAGAAAGACCATCTTCAAAAATACAATGGCTTTGAAGTGAAAGAACACCCTGAGCATGACCGTCTGTATCAAATTGAGTTTCAGAAAGAAGCCATTCAAGCTTTCATTGAAGGAACACAAAACTATAGCAGCGAAAGCCTTGAATATGTCCCATATACACGCTTTCTCGTTGCTGAACAATTATTGAAAGCAACAGGTCCAGAGCTGCAGAACACATTACGCAGTATTCTGAATGATCGAGCAACAGGCGGGTTTACAACTGGTGTGCAAGACATTACGGAAGATCCTGAGGATTACATTAAATTATCTACAGCCCTAACCCACCTTATCGGCACACCAAACTTTGATGCGATGACAGGGACCTTCTATGCTCGCTTTACTGTCAAACATACGGATGACAGTGATTCTTACCTTCGTCAAGCATACCGTTTATTCACTCTTCATACAGATGGCACGTTTGTAGAACAGCAAACAGATTGGCTGCTAATGATGAAATTTGCCGAAGAAAATGCAGTTGGCGGAAGATCAAGGTTACTTCACCTTGATGACTGGGAAGAGCTTAATAAGTTTTACAAACACCCCCTAGCGAAATATAAGTTTAAATATCAAGCACCGCCAAGTAAGAATGTTTCCAAAACCGTGTATCGCCAAACATTCTTCGAACAAAATAACGCACCATGTATGTGCTTTATTGATCAGTTCGCTTTTCCAGAAACAATTGAACAAGCAAAATACTTACAAGAGATGTCTGACTCTCTCGAAAATGATTCATCAACCATTGGACTTGAACTTCCTCCTGGCGATCTCGTTATGCTGAATAATACCTTTTGGATGCATGGAAGAGAAGCATTTGAACGAAATCCGAACTTGCACCGCGAATTACTGCGCCAGAGAGGAAGCTTCGCCAAGTAA
- the lhgO gene encoding L-2-hydroxyglutarate oxidase, whose protein sequence is MYDYLIIGGGIVGLSTGMALTRRYPNARIAIIEKEKGLAAHQTGRNSGVIHSGIYYKPGSFKAKFAKAGSRSMAEFCKKHDITHDICGKVIVATNQDEIERLDNLYERGLQNGLDITKINQEELHEIEPHVNGLAGIKVPSTGIVDYKEVTEKFAEIIQENDNEIFTNSEVKNIDERSDRVIVETSNGTFQGNFLINCAGLHSDRITKLAGIHTNVKIVPFRGEYYELTPEKRYLVKNLIYPVPNPDFPFLGVHFTRMIDGNIHVGPNAVLSMKREGYKKTQFNLRDLAETLSYPAFWKLAGSNMKEGLNEMARSFNKSLFVKNLQQLIPEVEEKDIVPSEAGVRAQALMSDGKLLDDFMMIPGKRSLHVCNAPSPAATASIEIGKAIVDRIPAKDPVSTR, encoded by the coding sequence ATGTACGATTATTTAATTATTGGAGGCGGAATTGTTGGGCTTTCAACTGGAATGGCCTTAACACGTCGTTATCCGAATGCAAGAATTGCAATTATTGAAAAAGAAAAAGGGCTTGCCGCCCACCAAACAGGCCGAAACAGTGGTGTAATCCACTCTGGTATCTACTATAAGCCCGGGAGCTTCAAGGCAAAGTTCGCTAAGGCCGGAAGCCGTTCTATGGCTGAATTTTGTAAGAAACATGATATTACCCATGACATCTGTGGGAAAGTGATTGTCGCAACCAACCAAGACGAAATCGAACGCTTAGATAACCTCTATGAACGTGGACTGCAAAATGGGCTTGATATTACGAAGATTAACCAAGAGGAGCTTCATGAAATTGAACCCCATGTGAATGGTCTAGCTGGAATTAAAGTACCAAGCACAGGGATTGTTGATTATAAAGAGGTAACTGAGAAATTCGCTGAAATTATTCAAGAAAATGATAACGAAATATTCACCAACTCAGAAGTGAAAAACATTGATGAACGCAGTGATCGCGTTATTGTTGAAACATCAAATGGAACATTCCAAGGTAACTTTCTAATTAATTGTGCCGGGCTTCACAGTGATCGGATTACTAAGCTTGCCGGGATCCATACAAATGTAAAGATCGTTCCTTTCCGTGGCGAGTATTACGAATTAACACCTGAAAAAAGATACCTTGTGAAAAATTTAATCTACCCTGTTCCAAACCCTGACTTCCCATTCTTAGGGGTTCACTTCACAAGAATGATTGATGGGAACATTCATGTTGGTCCAAATGCGGTACTTAGTATGAAGCGGGAAGGCTATAAGAAAACTCAATTTAACCTGCGCGATCTTGCTGAAACACTCAGTTACCCCGCCTTTTGGAAGCTTGCTGGAAGCAATATGAAAGAAGGCTTAAATGAAATGGCCCGCTCCTTCAATAAGTCTTTGTTCGTAAAGAACCTGCAGCAGCTTATTCCTGAAGTTGAAGAAAAAGATATCGTTCCTTCTGAAGCAGGCGTACGGGCACAAGCGCTCATGAGTGATGGAAAGCTGCTCGATGATTTCATGATGATCCCAGGGAAGCGTTCCCTTCATGTATGTAACGCACCTTCCCCTGCTGCTACAGCATCAATTGAGATCGGGAAAGCAATTGTTGACCGTATCCCGGCGAAGGACCCTGTTTCTACCCGTTAA
- a CDS encoding DMT family transporter, whose translation MEQHIQNKISITNTHKLGVLFLITSALLTGANQVYYAKKVQQVEPLHFTFFSFFLCMITFQAINLRSKKRVSLLHKDLVYLNLSTALAFMSFYTALKYIEPAIVSALEMGLGPLFTLIFSIWLYPSKRSSIQEYILSTVTLIGSLFLYWTTISGHSGLGHLPFEDITKGIAAAVCCGAGAVLAAIYSKRLSNSGWNATKIMAHRFYAIVVLSGIWGITTLPTSILNNFQWMLLVSIAGVIIPLYLLQLGIQYCEPLVVIMSICFVPVFTFFFQLFDVRLELSLSTLLGILVLTSTAGFSMVKK comes from the coding sequence ATGGAGCAACACATCCAAAACAAAATATCAATCACAAATACTCATAAGCTAGGTGTCCTTTTCTTAATCACATCTGCTCTTCTTACGGGTGCAAACCAAGTGTACTATGCGAAGAAAGTTCAACAAGTTGAGCCGCTTCATTTTACGTTTTTTAGCTTCTTTCTCTGTATGATAACCTTTCAAGCTATTAACCTTCGCTCAAAAAAGCGAGTGTCTCTTTTGCACAAAGACCTCGTCTACTTGAACTTAAGCACTGCGCTTGCATTTATGAGCTTCTATACTGCCCTTAAATATATCGAACCTGCAATTGTCAGTGCTCTCGAGATGGGGTTAGGACCGCTTTTCACTCTTATCTTTTCGATATGGCTTTACCCAAGCAAACGTTCTAGTATACAAGAATACATATTGAGCACGGTTACATTAATAGGCAGTTTATTCTTATATTGGACAACTATAAGCGGGCATTCGGGGCTTGGACACTTACCCTTTGAGGACATTACAAAAGGGATCGCTGCAGCTGTATGCTGCGGAGCAGGTGCAGTACTTGCAGCTATTTATTCGAAACGACTAAGCAATTCTGGCTGGAATGCAACAAAGATTATGGCGCATCGCTTTTATGCCATTGTCGTTTTATCAGGTATATGGGGCATTACCACTCTTCCTACCTCCATTCTCAATAACTTTCAATGGATGCTTCTAGTAAGTATTGCCGGCGTCATTATTCCGCTCTACTTGTTACAGCTTGGCATTCAATATTGCGAGCCGCTAGTTGTCATTATGAGTATATGCTTTGTTCCTGTATTCACCTTCTTCTTTCAACTATTCGATGTACGTCTGGAGCTATCACTCTCCACCCTGCTTGGAATTCTCGTTCTAACATCTACAGCTGGATTTAGTATGGTAAAAAAATAA
- a CDS encoding nitronate monooxygenase — protein sequence MEKNQLVEKLGVNYPIIQAPMAGGMTTSELVAAVSNAGGLGNIGAGYMSADAIREQIRDVKKLTDKPFGINLFIAETPEVIDQEVETVFEYMKPLRDELNMQENVPKIDVASKFEQQLQVLLDEGIAVCSFTFGLPPKEAVDQLKEQGTYVIGTATTVEEAIQVERLGLDAVVVQGSEAGGHRGNFLRSTSESLVGLMSLVPQVADAVSIPVIAAGGIMDGRGVSAALCLGAKGAQLGTAFLTCKESGAKPVHKQAILEAEEVEPVLTTAFSGKHARGIQNRFITYMEDFAGNVPPYPIQNTLTKGIRKESGSQSNKEYMSLWSGQSPRLAKDVTASELIAEIMKEVEKIIK from the coding sequence GTGGAAAAGAATCAGTTAGTAGAGAAGCTTGGTGTAAATTATCCGATTATTCAGGCACCGATGGCTGGAGGCATGACGACATCAGAATTAGTCGCAGCTGTCTCTAATGCAGGTGGACTTGGTAATATTGGTGCAGGCTATATGAGCGCCGATGCGATTCGTGAACAGATTCGAGATGTGAAGAAGCTGACAGACAAGCCATTTGGCATTAATTTATTTATTGCTGAAACACCAGAGGTAATCGATCAAGAGGTTGAAACTGTATTTGAGTATATGAAGCCTCTCCGTGACGAATTAAATATGCAAGAGAACGTGCCAAAGATCGATGTAGCATCGAAGTTTGAACAGCAGCTTCAAGTGTTGTTAGATGAGGGGATCGCTGTATGTTCATTTACATTCGGGTTACCACCGAAAGAAGCTGTTGACCAATTAAAGGAGCAAGGCACGTATGTCATTGGGACGGCAACAACTGTAGAAGAAGCGATTCAAGTCGAAAGATTAGGACTCGATGCAGTAGTTGTGCAAGGCAGTGAAGCTGGTGGACACCGAGGAAATTTCCTAAGAAGTACGTCAGAAAGTCTAGTCGGATTAATGTCATTAGTACCACAGGTTGCCGATGCCGTGAGTATTCCTGTAATTGCAGCAGGCGGTATTATGGACGGAAGAGGGGTTAGCGCCGCGCTTTGCTTAGGAGCAAAAGGTGCGCAATTAGGTACCGCATTTCTAACATGTAAGGAAAGCGGTGCAAAGCCGGTTCACAAGCAGGCTATCTTAGAAGCAGAAGAAGTGGAGCCAGTCTTAACAACTGCTTTTTCTGGAAAGCATGCTCGCGGCATTCAAAATCGCTTTATTACATATATGGAGGACTTTGCAGGGAATGTTCCGCCATATCCAATCCAAAATACGCTTACAAAAGGGATTCGCAAAGAATCAGGTAGTCAATCGAACAAAGAATACATGTCGCTTTGGTCTGGACAAAGTCCAAGGCTGGCAAAAGATGTGACAGCAAGCGAGCTTATCGCTGAAATTATGAAGGAAGTAGAAAAAATAATAAAATAG